Proteins from one Oscillatoria nigro-viridis PCC 7112 genomic window:
- a CDS encoding circadian clock KaiB family protein — protein MRENLTTDNLSQPTNTQESAIWQLRLYVAGQTPKSLVAFSNLKKICEEYLQGQYTIEIVDLSQQPHLAIEHSIVALPTLVRQLPEPIKKIIGDLSNTEKVLVGLQIFSLVDEQ, from the coding sequence ATGAGAGAGAATTTAACAACAGATAATTTGTCACAGCCCACTAACACACAAGAGTCAGCTATTTGGCAACTGCGATTATATGTGGCGGGACAAACGCCTAAATCTTTGGTGGCTTTTTCCAATTTGAAGAAGATATGTGAGGAATATCTTCAGGGTCAATATACCATTGAAATTGTTGACTTAAGTCAACAGCCCCATCTCGCCATAGAACATAGCATCGTTGCTCTACCGACTCTCGTTAGACAATTGCCAGAACCGATTAAAAAGATTATTGGTGATTTATCAAATACTGAAAAAGTTCTGGTAGGACTGCAAATTTTTAGTCTAGTCGATGAACAATAA
- a CDS encoding circadian clock KaiB family protein, translating into MIDSEDVKPTTTELFEQSLSQSQEEYYTLRLYVSGTTLQSVTALQNIKKICEEHLQGRYELEVIDIYQQTEALISENIVAVPTLIKKLPMPLQKMIGNLSNTEKVLIGLNIVPKKK; encoded by the coding sequence ATGATTGACTCCGAAGATGTTAAACCAACAACTACAGAACTTTTTGAACAGTCCCTGTCCCAATCGCAGGAAGAGTATTATACCCTACGTCTTTATGTTTCAGGTACAACGCTCCAATCGGTGACGGCGTTGCAAAACATCAAAAAGATTTGTGAGGAACATCTCCAAGGGCGTTATGAGCTAGAAGTGATTGATATTTATCAACAGACAGAAGCTCTTATTTCAGAGAACATTGTGGCTGTTCCCACCTTGATCAAAAAGTTACCTATGCCCTTACAAAAGATGATTGGCAATTTATCGAATACAGAAAAAGTCTTAATCGGTCTTAATATTGTGCCTAAAAAAAAATAA